The following proteins come from a genomic window of Macadamia integrifolia cultivar HAES 741 chromosome 14, SCU_Mint_v3, whole genome shotgun sequence:
- the LOC122060458 gene encoding CBL-interacting serine/threonine-protein kinase 14-like codes for MPEIEEMTTGNSEPEIFELSPENALFGKYELGRLLGCGAFAKVYHARNIRTGQSVAIKALSKQKILKGGLVPQIKREISIMHRLCHPHIVKLFEVLATKTKIFFVMEFIKGGELFAKVAKGRLNEDLNRRYFQQLIFAVGYCHSHGVFHRDLKPENVLIDESGDLKVTDFGLSAITEQIRDDGMLHTLCGTPAYVAPEILAKKGYDGAKVDIWSCGIILYVLNAGFLPFNDPNLMTMYKKIYRGVFRCPKWFSPELRRLLSRLLDTNPDTRITVNEILHDQWFKKGGFKEVKFHNDEDDFTKKEEQSCNSLNAFDLISFSSGFDLSGLFNSSDKLVNGERFVSAESPERIIEKVEEVGKREGISVRGKKVWMIEMEGQNGNFKVRMEVYRLTENLVVVEVKNGGDVRSGERLWSTKIRPELSSLVYQPETTQVSGDSVAT; via the coding sequence ATGCCAGAGATCGAAGAGATGACCACAGGCAATTCAGAGCCGGAGATCTTTGAATTATCACCGGAGAATGCTTTATTTGGCAAATATGAGCTCGGAAGGCTTCTCGGCTGTGGAGCTTTCGCTAAGGTCTACCATGCCAGGAACATTCGAACAGGACAAAGCGTCGCCATTAAAGCTCTCAGTAAACAGAAGATTCTTAAAGGAGGTCTTGTTCCTCAGATCAAGCGAGAAATCTCGATCATGCATCGGTTGTGCCATCCTCACATCGTGAAGCTCTTCGAGGTTCTCGCTACCAAAACTAAGATCTTTTTCGTTATGGAGTTCATCAAGGGAGGTGAGCTCTTCGCTAAGGTCGCTAAAGGTCGTCTCAACGAAGATCTCAACCGTAGGTATTTCCAACAATTGATCTTCGCCGTTGGTTACTGTCATTCTCACGGCGTCTTCCATAGAGATCTGAAACCAGAGAACGTTCTCATCGATGAATCCGGCGATCTCAAAGTTACAGATTTCGGTCTCAGCGCGATAACCGAACAGATCCGAGACGATGGTATGTTACATACTCTGTGCGGGACCCCTGCTTATGTGGCACCGGAGATTCTAGCGAAGAAAGGTTACGATGGTGCTAAGGTTGATATCTGGTCATGTGGGATCATCCTCTACGTCTTGAATGCTGGGTTTCTTCCCTTTAACGATCCAAATCTCATGACAATGTACAAGAAGATTTACAGAGGAGTGTTTCGGTGTCCGAAATGGTTCTCGCCGGAGCTCCGGCGATTGTTGTCACGTCTCCTTGATACGAACCCTGATACTCGAATCACTGTCAACGAGATTCTCCATGATCAATGGTTCAAGAAGGGAGGGTTTAAAGAGGTGAAATTCCACAACGACGAAGACGATTTCACGAAAAAAGAGGAACAGAGCTGTAATTCCTTGAACGCCTTCGATCTAATCTCCTTCTCATCTGGTTTCGATTTGTCTGGATTGTTTAACAGTTCCGATAAATTGGTCAATGGGGAGAGATTCGTATCGGCCGAATCACCGGAGAGAATAATTGAGAAGGTTGAGGAGGTTGGGAAGCGAGAAGGTATATCTGTGCGAGGGAAGAAAGTGTGGATGATTGAGATGGAGGGGCAAAACGGTAATTTCAAAGTCAGAATGGAGGTGTACCGGTTGACCGAGAatctggtggtggtggaggtcaAGAATGGTGGTGATGTACGGTCCGGCGAAAGGCTTTGGAGTACGAAGATTCGACCGGAGCTGAGCAGCCTGGTTTACCAACCGGAAACCACCCAGGTTTCCGGCGACTCTGTCGCTACTTAA